Proteins from a single region of Trichoderma asperellum chromosome 3, complete sequence:
- a CDS encoding uncharacterized protein (BUSCO:EOG092D1V62) yields the protein MPRGGGGRRGGDSSVEPEAIHELGVRGRKTGAFLKDTGERDEHGMQPLDAIFSSPGDAEANRDESGSEDMEISSSAGPGPRTVLKNRHSFQNATSSSPTRNPSAEKAARRLDFSGKAGNKAAAKTNGKPKAAAVNGASQRLDDSESEELDDVMSAGENGVAVEDIAEESMMMVDSAQISSQKRRGRQAKEAPPAKPKAPKVATRAPVRLPSEESEPEQQEEGPEEEESEQEEPEEVLASTKQKGRRSKQDQKSSSQPSKKRGPARRSPREDTPEETREPSEEEEEEEEEDVAPRKKQRTTGSTAAKAGSSKSKPSSKGKAPAPARGNIVVPVSAGGKSKPKADAKAKGRPGRKPKNGSAGGDEDGEVGETSFAALQRGPPMPKSRGLVSLRKDLDNTMTQTRSGRHSYRPVQYWRGEQVVREDEEQADMFAKDRFVLPSIKEIVRVPEEEARSRSTTSKGKARPKAKKPVVEEDYEEWEVSPGTVEGEVVIWEKEHEEHPPADDEPVQVTDERIAISAKAVQTSEIRDATFRFAKTLTMPFMGAGVVDLPPGGEKRPKNSRKMHMVFFVHTGKVMVTINEAQFRISAGGMWFVPRGNYYSITNDYDNPSRVFFCQACEISPSQFEASQMSIGA from the exons ATGCCtagaggcggcggcgggcgaAGAGGCGGCGACTCCTCAGTTGAGCCCGAAGCTATCCATGAGCTTGGAGTTCGAGGCCG GAAAACAGGCGCCTTCTTGAAAGACACTGGCGAGCGCGATGAGCATGGCATGCAGCCTCTGGACGCCATTTTCTCATCGCCAGGCGACGCAGAAGCCAATCGAGACGAATCCGGGAGCGAAGATATGGAGATATCATCAA GTGCTGGGCCAGGGCCGCGAACAGTCCTCAAGAACCGACACAGCTTCCA AAATGCGACATCATCTTCCCCTACGCGCAACCCCAGCGCCGAAAAAGCAGCCCGAAGACTCGACTTTTCAGGGAAAGCAGGAAACAAAGCGGCGGCTAAGACGAATGGGAAACCTAAGGCGGCTGCAGTCAATGGCGCTTCACAGCGACTAGACGATTCAGAATCAGAAGAGCTGGACGACGTCATGAGCGCAGGTGAAAACGGGGTGGCGGTTGAGGATATAGCTGAGGAATCCATGATGATGGTTGATTCAGCACAAATATCATCACAGAAAAGACGTGGTAGGCAAGCCAAGGAAGCTCCCCCGGCAAAGCCCAAAGCGCCCAAAGTTGCCACGCGAGCTCCGGTGAGGCTGCCTTCAGAGGAATCAGAACCTGAACAACAAGAAGAGGGgcccgaagaagaggaatcaGAACAGGAGGAGCCGGAAGAGGTGCTGGCCAGCACCAAGCAAAAGGGCCGGCGATCAAAGCAAGATCAGAAATCATCATCTCAGCCATCGAAGAAGCGAGGACCCGCGCGAAGATCCCCGCGCGAAGACACCCCCGAAGAAACACGAGAGCCatctgaagaggaggaagaggaagaagaagaggatgtGGCACCACGAAAGAAGCAGCGCACAACTGGATCAACAGCCGCTAAAGCCGGGTCTTCCAAGTCAAAACCTTCAAGTAAAGGCAAAGCCCCTGCTCCTGCTCGGGGCAATATCGTCGTGCCAGTATCAGCAGGGGGCAAGAGCAAACCCAAAGCTGACGCCAAGGCCAAAGGCCGACCTGGACGAAAGCCCAAGAATGGCAGCGCGGgcggagatgaagatggagaggttGGGGAGACATCCTTTGCGGCGCTGCAGCGCGGGCCGCCTATGCCCAAGTCTCGCGGCCTGGTGTCTTTGCGCAAGGATTTGGACAACACGATGACGCAGACAAGATCCGGACGACACTCTTACCGGCCAGTTCAGTATTGGAGGGGCGAGCAGGTGGtccgagaagatgaggagcagGCAGATATGTTTGCCAAGGATCGGTTCGTTTTGCCGAGCATCAAAGAGATCGTTCGTGTGCCCGAAGAGGAGGCCCGCAGCAGGAGCACTACGTCAAAGGGCAAAGCACGTCccaaggcgaagaagcccGTGGTGGAAGAAGATTATGAAGAATGGGAGGTCAGCCCCGGCACCGTGGAGGGCGAGGTTGTAATATGGGAGAAGGAGCACGAGGAGCACCCCCCAGCGGATGACGAGCCTGTTCAAGTCACAGACGagcgcatcgccatctcagCCAAAGCGGTGCAGACGTCAGAGATTCGTGATGCGACATTCCGGTTCGCGAAGACATTGACGATGCCGTTCATGGGAGCTGGCGTGGTTGATCTGCCGCCTGGAGGCGAGAAGCGGCCCAAGAACTCGAGGAAAATGCACATGGTGTTTTTCGTTCATACAGGGAAAGTCATGGTGACGATCAACGAGGCGCAGTTTCGCATATCGGCAGGCGGTATGTGGTTTGTGCCAAGAG GCAACTATTACAGCATTACGAATGACTACGACAACCCCAGCCGAGTATTCTTCTGCCAAGCTTGTGAAATATCACCATCGCAGTTTGAAGCTTCACAGATGAGCATAGGAGCATGA
- a CDS encoding uncharacterized protein (EggNog:ENOG41~BUSCO:EOG092D4TKE) codes for MGWLWTSSPPKPPTDQPSSSDSSTSPLPPTSSPTPSSSQAPNEPVDPEIQKLLDLFNKSDDTPKSSSSSSSSSSSSSTNQPPSALSSWLSSKFSSAPEALPVPPLDPVSESLLPTDMSCRQAFDLAWSCNSLGGQWNAVYRHGEMRSCSHLWDDFWFCMRTKSFSGPIKENAVREHYRRKEYEKYYAPGRHSSEEIWEARKQKMAPGTAFSEAIEIARVDDDEWRRLEDERRKKIRQDLGFEKKS; via the coding sequence ATGGGCTGGCTCTGGACATCATCGCCCCCCAAACCACCAACCGATCAGCCCTCATCCTCTGATTCTTCCACCTCTCCTCTACCTCCAACATCCTCACCAACACCCAGCTCATCTCAAGCTCCCAACGAGCCCGTTGATCCCGAAATCCAAAAACTCCTCGACCTCTTCAACAAATCCGACGACACCCccaaatcctcctcctcctcctcctcctcttcttcttcttcttctacaaaTCAACCCCCCTCAGCCCTCTCCTCATGGCTCTCCTCCAAATTCTCCTCCGCCCCCGAAGCCCTCCCCGTGCCCCCCCTCGACCCCGTCAGCGAATCCCTCCTCCCAACCGACATGTCCTGCCGCCAGGCCTTTGACCTCGCCTGGTCCTGCAACTCCCTCGGCGGCCAGTGGAACGCCGTCTACCGCCACGGCGAGATGCGCTCCTGCAGCCATCTGTGGGACGACTTCTGGTTCTGCATGCGCACAAAATCCTTCTCCGGCCCCATCAAGGAGAACGCCGTCCGGGAGCACTACCGCCGCAAGGAGTACGAAAAGTACTATGCGCCCGGCAGGCATAGCAGCGAGGAGATTTGGGAGGCCAGGAAGCAAAAGATGGCTCCGGGAACTGCCTTTTCTGAGGCTATTGAGATTGCGCGggttgatgacgatgagtgGAGGAGGTTGGAGGacgagaggagaaagaagatacGACAGGATCTGGGATTTGAAAAGAAATCATGA
- a CDS encoding uncharacterized protein (BUSCO:EOG092D344A) yields the protein MDEDTAVPDSTAPAASSSPSGTFTPPSVSDHRDALLSGATFSHFSPIPPSLLPTDPSDPSSAPPCVLGVDEAGRGPVLGPMVYGIFFLPADISDPLLRDTHHFDDSKVLSAAVRSQLMETLCTAGSDLHESCGWATTALSARDIGANMMRPVQYNLNAQAMDATMDLIRAVYAKGVNIKEIYVDTIGPPATYQAKLQRVFPTAKVTVAKKADSLYACVSAASVCAKVTRDAALEKLFHARQVATAATNGEEAPAEEGTMEWGSGYPSDSKTSTWLRNNMHPLFGWGPECRFSWSTAKDMLEGKGNGVKVEWPADEDGETSRLTDFFVSGGEEKQGNELASWFGTPASQEAF from the coding sequence ATGGATGAAGACACTGCCGTCCCCGATTCAACAGCACCcgccgcttcttcttccccctccGGCACCTTCACTCCCCCTTCCGTCTCAGACCACCGCGATGCCCTCCTCTCCGGCGCCACCTTCTCCCACTTCTCGCCCATCCCACCGTCTCTCCTCCCAACCGACCCGTCCGACCCGTCCTCCGCCCCGCCCTGCGTCCTCGGCGTTGACGAAGCCGGTCGCGGCCCCGTGCTCGGCCCCATGGTCTacggcatcttcttcctcccggCCGACATCTCGGATCCTCTCCTCCGGGATACGCACCACTTCGACGACTCCAAGGTGCTGTCTGCGGCGGTGCGATCGCAGCTCATGGAGACGCTGTGTACTGCTGGATCCGATCTGCATGAGTCGTGCGGATGGGCCACGACGGCGCTTTCGGCGAGGGATATCGGCGCAAACATGATGAGGCCGGTTCAGTATAACCTCAATGCCCAGGCCATGGATGCTACCATGGACCTCATCAGAGCCGTATACGCGAAGGGCGTCAACATCAAGGAGATATACGTCGACACCATCGGTCCTCCCGCCACTTACCAGGCCAAGCTCCAGCGCGTCTTCCCAACCGCCAAAGTCACCGTCGCCAAAAAGGCCGACAGCTTATACGCCTGCGTCAGTGCTGCTTCAGTCTGCGCAAAAGTCACCCGTGACGCTGCTCTCGAAAAGCTCTTCCATGCCCGCCAAGTCgccactgctgctaccaATGGCGAGGAAGCTCCCGCGGAGGAGGGTACTATGGAATGGGGTTCAGGATACCCATCCGACTCCAAGACGTCAACGTGGCTCAGGAACAACATGCATCCTCTCTTTGGCTGGGGGCCTGAGTGCCGTTTTAGCTGGAGCACTGCAAAGGATATGCTTGAGGGCAAAGGCAACGGTGTCAAGGTCGAGTGGCCAGCtgacgaagatggcgaaACGAGCAGGTTGACAGACTTTTTCGTATCAGGGGGCGAGGAGAAGCAAGGGAACGAGTTGGCGTCGTGGTTTGGTACGCCAGCTAGCCAAGAAGCATTTTGA
- the HSP70 gene encoding 70-kilodalton heat shock protein, with the protein MLSDAEKYKEEDEAEGKRVSAKNGLESYAYSLRNTLNDPKVDEKIEAADKETLKTKIDSIVSWLDENQQATQEEYEEHQKELEGVANPIMMKFYGAGGEGGAPGGMPGGPGGFPGAGGPPPAGHDDGPTVEEVD; encoded by the coding sequence ATGCTTTCCGATGCTGAGAAGTacaaggaggaggatgaggctgaGGGCAAGCGTGTCTCTGCCAAGAACGGCCTTGAGTCTTACGCCTACTCTCTCCGCAACACTCTCAACGACCCCAAGGTCGATGAGAAGATCGAGGCCGCCGACAAGGAGACCCTCAAGACCAAGATTGACTCCATTGTCTCTTGGCTCGACGAGAACCAGCAGGCCACCCAGGAGGAGTACGAGGAGCACCAGAAGGAGCTCGAGGGTGTTGCCAACCCCATCATGATGAAGTTCTACGGAGCTGGTGGTGAGGGTGGCGCCCCCGGTGGCATGCCCGGCGGTCCTGGCGGCTTCCCCGGCGCCGGTGGTCCTCCTCCCGCTGGCCACGATGACGGCCCTACCGTCGAGGAGGTCGACTAA
- the SEY1 gene encoding Dynamin-like GTPase that mediates homotypic ER fusion (EggNog:ENOG41~BUSCO:EOG092D1QLK~TransMembrane:2 (o736-753i760-778o)): MNGHFSAVGDQPANGSYEHGCQVIDEEKEFNPNLNDYLQTTRVAEAGFNYHLISVFGSQSTGKSTLLNHLFGTTFSVMSETERRQTTKGIWLSKNKRETSSGTKMADNILVMDVEGTDGRERGEDQDFERKSALFALATSEVLLINIWEHQVGLYQGANMGLLKTVFEVNMQLFLKDKNSTPRSLLFFVIRDHLGVTPLSALQNTLIQDLTKIWSSISKPQGLEQSRIEDYFDFGFAALPHKILQGEKFESEVANLGARFSTGHRNGAELEGGILLPEYHRRIPADGLSVYAEGIWDQIVNNKDLDLPTQQELLAQFRCDEISREVLLAFDTVLIPLEEKQAEASKLGKPIVLPDLGAAASEAREKCFKAFEVQASRYHKGVYSRKKQELESKIDGRLKTLYLGQIAAAHKAGVAAFSEAVSNKVKAGQKAGGGYEFAEIVSNEKKKTTEIFKTEVDSLTIEGVEWTNFVSQSQLFEAELDEVSGKLRKDEIRRLATRVERWVKSRLGDAVGLEFNKLGSGRGGSGAPEEGQKPATEKDLWDRIWNVFTEVVREAEGRFADRAKSFDASDAEVEVGLWRLRRKSWTALREKIEEEVMEGNILLKLRENFEDKFRYDEAGVPRIWRPTDDIEGIYTKARESTLTLIPLLSKFKLLSSQKAPELVEFIGAQPSGVEAGDEEDLTPIGGVDEEEGKSLEEEMTMLSENKRQDLVVRFKKTADGVYVEAKRSAIGGMTQVPWYFYVLLLVLGWNEIWMVLRNPIMFILLILIGGGTYTAWYLNLLGPMMQMGNAAVNQGVDIAKQQLRDFVSNSDTARQALAMPARQDSDVSMDTLDSRGRKKNESDSPDDI; the protein is encoded by the exons ATGAATGGACACTTTTCCGCCGTCGGCGACCAGCCGGCGAACGGCAGCTATGAACATGGTTGTCAGGTCATagacgaagaaaaggagTTCAA CCCCAACTTGAACGACTATCTCCAGACCACGCGAGTTGCTGAAGCGGGCTTCAACTACCACCTCATCTCCGTCTTTGGATCTCAGTCTACGGGAAAGTCGACCCTTCTTAACCACCTTTTTGGCACCACCTTCTCTGTCATGTCCGAGACGGAACGCCGTCAGACGACTAAGGGAATATGGCTCTCTAAGAACAAGCGGGAGACGAGCTCAGGAACCAAGATGGCAGATAACATCCTCGTTATGGATGTTGAAGGAACCGACGGCCGAGAGCGCGGAGAAGACCAAGATTTTGAGAGAAAGAGCGCCCTGTTTGCACTGGCCACCAGTGAAGTCCTGTTGATCAACATCTGGGAGCACCAGGTTGGCTTGTACCAGGGAGCCAACATGGGCCTGCTCAAAACGGTGTTTGAAGTCAACATGCAGCTGTTCTTGAAAGATAAGAA CTCAACCCCCCGATCTCTTCTATTCTTCGTCATTCGAGACCATCTTGGAGTGACTCCCTTGTCTGCTCTCCAAAACACATTGATCCAAGATCTGACCAAGATCTGGTCCTCAATCTCCAAGCCACAGGGCCTTGAGCAATCCCGCATTGAGGACTACTTTGACTTTGGCTTTGCTGCCTTACCGCACAAGATTCTACAGGGCGAGAAGTTTGAAAGCGAAGTCGCGAATCTAGGAGCGAGATTTAGCACAGGACACCGAAATGGTGCAGAGCTCGAAGGTGGCATCCTCCTGCCCGAATACCACAGACGAATCCCTGCGGACGGATTGTCTGTGTATGCCGAGGGTATTTGGGACCAAATCGTGAACAACAAGGATCTGGATCTTCCGACGCAACAAGAGCTCCTTGCCCAGTTCCGATGCGACGAGATATCTCGAGAAGTCCTTCTAGCCTTTGACACGGTTTTGATTCCACTAGAGGAGAAGCAGGCCGAAGCTTCTAAACTTGGCAAGCCCATTGTGCTTCCTGATCTAGGTGCTGCCGCTAGCGAAGCTCGCGAGAAATGCTTCAAGGCATTTGAGGTGCAGGCCAGCCGATACCACAAGGGCGTCTATTCACGAAAGAagcaggagctggagagcaaAATCGACGGGCGACTAAAGACCTTGTACCTGGGCCAAATCGCGGCAGCTCACAAAGCAGGAGTCGCCGCCTTCAGCGAGGCCGTTTCGAACAAGGTGAAGGCAGGCCAAAAGGCGGGTGGAGGCTACGAATTTGCTGAGATTGTTTCcaacgaaaagaagaagaccacGGAAATTTTCAAGACGGAAGTAGACAGCTTGACGATTGAGGGCGTTGAGTGGACCAACTTTGTGTCTCAATCTCAACTATTTGAGGCTGAGCTCGATGAAGTTAGCGGCAAGCTGCGCAAGGACGAGATTCGACGACTGGCCACACGGGTGGAGCGCTGGGTCAAGTCAAGGCTGGGCGATGCTGTTGGCTTAGAATTCAACAAGCTGGGATCCGGCAGGGGAGGCTCAGGAGCTCCTGAAGAGGGCCAAAAGCCGGCGACAGAAAAGGACCTTTGGGACAGAATCTGGAATGTCTTTACCGAGGTAGTCCGTGAGGCTGAGGGACGGTTTGCCGATCGAGCCAAGAGCTTCGATGCCAGCGATGCTGAGGTCGAAGTGGGCCTATGGCGCCTTCGACGAAAGAGCTGGACGGCACTTCgagagaagattgaagaggagGTCATGGAGGGCAACATCCTTTTGAAGCTTAGGGAAAACTTTGAGGACAAGTTCCGATATGACGAGGCTGGTGTGCCTCGAATCTGGAGGCCAACGGATGACATCGAGGGCATTTACACAAAGGCACGGGAGTCGACACTGACGCTCATACCTCTTCTTTCAAAATTCAAGCTCCTATCTTCTCAGAAGGCGCCCGAATTGGTCGAGTTCATTGGCGCACAGCCCAGCGGCGTcgaagctggcgatgaagaagatcttACCCCGATTGGCGGtgttgacgaagaggagggcaAGAGCCTTGAAGAGGAGATGACGATGCTGAGCGAGAATAAGCGACAAGATTTGGTCGTGCGTTTCAAGAAGACGGCTGATGGCGTGTACGTCGAAGCCAAGCGAAGCGCCATTGGCGGTATGACCCAGGTGCCGTGGTACTTTTAcgtgcttcttctcgttctcgGCTGGAACGAAATCTGGATGG TCCTGCGCAACCCGATCATGTTCATTCTTCTCATTCTGATTGGTGGAGGAACATACACCGCATGGTATCTCAACCTCTTGGGCCCCATGATGCAGATGGGCAACGCTGCTGTCAACCAGGGCGTGGATAttgccaagcagcagctgcgggaTTTCGTTTCCAACTCAGACACCGCGCGACAGGCACTGGCCATGCCAGCGAGGCAAGACAGCGACGTCAGCATGGACACATTGGACAgccgaggaagaaagaagaatgagtCTGACAGCCCGGATGACATTTAG
- a CDS encoding uncharacterized protein (EggNog:ENOG41~TransMembrane:1 (o320-337i)), with product MIPTQRLASLAARSSGTRALRSWPTRLHVARRQADYGLMRYRAGQRAWEATMSAPLNDEAKKQDLSPSEEQESGRFDVKPNESILFFDNLFPIRLSSLLSRRVETDRHVSDLLKRFNSSSLGIMDPIQLVKRAIPKNLPIKVTEILPRLKDGGAFVKFEYDPSLSVSEIEAKLLNKLKEEPIKPWFNPFRGIRARTVRGVPWLEDLHRYPSQMLMVEFVPPEPGAAAEELPEEVLYSLFRRYGKIADIIPQPADSKITPRYAQIGFPGLRDTIMARNCLHGFVVSGAQGGGKNGTKLRLSYVQKEKAHSIWNWLTTHPRIVIPIVAALIAGVSVVIFDPIREFFIKVHVQHSLRYTDWRIYKWFKSQTGTFSFYRKEEHIEGLGTIWKHRKDLIEQLQSWLDGSSDTFIVVTGPRGSGKAEMVMSQTLSDRKNVVLIDCKPIIEANGEAGTIKRLAAAVGYRPVFSWANSISSMIDLAVQGTTGVKSGFSETLESQLNKILHTTASALKSVALSGRHKSDKDSNLSEDAYLEAHPEQRPIIVVDNFLHKNEESSIVYDMIAEWAATVVQNNVAHVVFLTSDSAYSKSLTKAMPDRVFRTLSLGDLDADIAKNFVVTRVEEDLKREAQEEAEEGLDEKKQPKRPNMAGLDEGIKVLGGRLTDLEFLARRLRAGQTPHEAVEEIVTEDATDIVKMYLLGRTADADRRWSTEQAWHLIKALAENPTLRYHQVLLTPTFASSLTSFANDGEAAIESLAGAELITVNTHRGRPQTITAGKPLHQAAFGVLVKDRVLRAKMDLAVLTEMSKVEAKNIDAVEKELQLLGGLPRHTGESAGRVMYLLSKLDVGQRKIAKMEYEMAGLKKILNEEF from the exons ATGATTCCTACGCAGAGGCTTGCGTCGCTGGCGGCGCGATCCAGCGGCACGCGGGCGCTGCGATCGTGGCCTACCAGACTCCATGTGGCCAGGAGACAGGCCGATTATGGGCTGATGAGATATCGAGCCGGGCAGAGGGCCTGGGAGGCGACAATGTCGGCGCCTTTGAATGAtgaggcgaagaagcagGATTTATCTCCCTCGGAAGAGCAGGAGAGCGGGCGATTCGACGTCAAGCCTAATGAGTCGATTCTCTTTTTCGATA ATTTATTTCCTATTAGGCTCAGTTCACTGCTGAGTCGCCGAGTAGAGACGGATCGGCACGTGTCAGACCTCTTGAAGCGTTTCAATAGCTCCTCTTTGGGGATCATGGATCCCATCCAATTGGTGAAGAGGGCGATACCAAAGAACTTGCCTATTAAAGTGACAGAGATCTTGCCACGGCTAAAAGATGGCGGAGCCTTTGTCAAGTTTGAATATGATCCTAGCCTGAGCGTATCTGAGATTGAAG CCAAGCTGCTGAACAAGCTTAAAGAAGAGCCCATCAAGCCATGGTTCAATCCCTTCCGTGGAATCAGGGCTCGTACTGTCCGTGGTGTCCCCTGGCTAGAAGACCTTCATCGATACCCCTCTCAGATGCTCATGGTCGAGTTTGTCCCTCCTGAACCAGGTGCCGCTGCCGAAGAGCTTCCTGAAGAGGTCCTTTACAGCCTGTTCCGTCGATATGGTAAAATTGCGGACATTATTCCTCAGCCAGCTGATTCAAAGATCACGCCAAGGTATGCTCAGATTGGCTTTCCCGGACTACGCGATACTATCATGGCTCGAAACTGTTTGCACGGGTTTGTCGTTAGCGGAGCCCAAGGAGGTGGCAAGAATGGAACCAAACTACGGCTATCTTATGTACAGAAGGAAAAAGCTCACAGCATCTGGAACTGGCTTACAACTCATCCCCGAATCGTTATCCCAATCGTGGCGGCTCTCATTGCGGGTGTCTCGGTCGTCATCTTTGATCCTATTCGAGAGTTCTTCatcaaagtacatgtacagcaCTCTCTTCGCTACACTGACTGGAGAATTTACAAATGGTTCAAGTCACAGACAGGcaccttttctttctacAGGAAGGAAGAGCATATCGAAGGCCTTGGCACAATCTGGAAACACCGCAAAGATCTCATTGAACAGCTTCAAAGTTGGCTGGACGGCAGCTCTGATACCTTTATTGTTGTCACTGGTCCCAGAGGCTCAGGAAAGGCAGAGATGGTTATGAGCCAGACTTTGAGCGACCGCAAGAATGTAGTCCTCATCGACTGCAAGCCGATTATAGAAGCTAATGGTGAAGCCGGTACAATTAAGAGACTCGCGGCTGCTGTCGGATATCGTCCGGTATTCTCATGGGCAAACAGCATTAGTAGCATGATTGATCTCGCGGTTCAGGGCACAACTGGTGTCAAGTCTGGGTTTTCTGAAACCCTAGAATCGCAGTTGAACAAGATCTTGCACACTACTGCTTCAGCTCTCAAGAGCGTCGCACTCTCGGGTCGACATAAATCTGACAAGGATTCCAATCTGTCCGAAGACGCATATTTGGAAGCACACCCGGAACAGCGACCAATCATTGTTGTTGACAATTTCCTTCATAAGAACGAAGAGTCTAGCATTGTCTATGACATGATTGCAGAGTGGGCGGCAACCGTGGTGCAGAACAACGTTGCCCATGTTGTATTCCTTACCAGCGACTCCGCTTACTCAAAGTCGCTCACCAAAGCTATGCCAGACAGAGTTTTCCGCACTCTCTCACTAGGTGACTTGGATGCCGATATCGCAAAGAACTTTGTCGTTACTCGCGTGGAAGAAGATTTGAAACGTGAAGCtcaagaggaagcagaagaaggttTGGATGAGAAGAAACAGCCCAAACGGCCCAACATGGCTGGATTGGACGAGGGCATCAAGGTGCTGGGAGGCCGTTTGACTGATCTTGAGTTCCTCGCTCGACGACTCAGGGCGGGACAGACTCCTCACGAGGCAGTTGAAGAAATTGTTACTGAAGATGCAACCGACATTGTCAAGATGTATCTTCTTGGAAGGACCGCCGACGCGGATAGAAGATGGTCTACTGAGCAAGCATGGCACTTGATCAAGGCACTTGCAGAAAATCCGACGTTGCGATACCACCAAGTTCTTCTCACACCTAcatttgcttcttctcttacTTCCTTTGCGAACGATGGAGAGGCCGCTATCGAGAGTCTTGCTGGTGCCGAGCTCATCACGGTCAATACCCACCGTGGCCGGCCTCAGACCATCACGGCTGGCAAGCCACTCCACCAGGCGGCGTTCGGCGTGCTTGTCAAGGACCGCGTGCTTCGCGCAAAGATGGACTTAGCGGTGCTGACTGAAATGTCCAAAGTGGAAGCCAAGAACATTGATGCGGTGGAAAAGGAACTGCAGCTGTTGGGCGGGCTGCCACGACATACTGGAGAGTCGGCAGGTAGAGTCATGTACTTGTTGAGCAAGTTGGACGTTGGACAGAGGAAGATTGCGAAGATGGAGTATGAAATGGCTgggctgaagaagattttGAATGAGGAGTTTTGA
- the HSPS1 gene encoding Heat shock 70 kDa protein encodes MSMGPAVGIDLGTTYSCVGIFREDRCDIIANDQGNRTTPSFVAFTDTERLIGDAAKNQVAMNPQNTVFDAKRLIGRKFADAEVQADMKHFPFKIVDKASKPVVEVEFKGETKTFTPEEISSMILTKMRETAEAYLGGTVNNAVITVPAYFNDSQRQATKDAGLIAGLNVLRIINEPTAAAIAYGLDKKVEGERNVLIFDLGGGTFDVSLLTIEEGIFEVKSTAGDTHLGGEDFDNRLVNHFVNEFKRKNKKDLSTNARALRRLRTACERAKRTLSSSAQTSIEIDSLFEGVDFYTSITRARFEELCQDLFRSTIQPVDRVLADAKIDKSQVHEIVLVGGSTRIPRIQKLITDYFNGKEPNKSINPDEAVAYGAAVQAAILSGDTSSKSTNEILLLDVAPLSLGIETAGGMMTKLIPRNTTIPTKKSEVFSTFSDNQPGVLIQVYEGERQRTKDNNLLGKFELTGIPPPLVVFPRLRSPSTLMPTVS; translated from the exons ATGTCTATGGGACCAGCCGTCGGTATCGACCTGGGTACTACGTACTCTTGCGTCGGTATCTTCCGTGAGGACCGGTGTGATATCATTGCCAACGACCAGGGTAACCGAACGACCCCTTCGTTCGTTGCCTTCACCGACACCGAGCGTCTGATTGGTGATGCCGCCAAGAACCAGGTCGCCATGAACCCCCAGAACACCGTCTTCGACGCCAAGCGATTGATTGGTCGCAAGTTCGCCGACGCCGAGGTTCAGGCTGATATGAAGCACTTCCCCTTCAAGATCGTCGACAAGGCCTCCAAGCCCGTCGTCGAGGTCGAGTTCAAGGGCGAGACCAAGACCTTCACCCCCGAGGAGATCTCCTCCATGATCCTGACCAAGATGCGTGAGACCGCCGAGGCCTACCTGGGCGGCACCGTCAACAACGCCGTCATCACTGTCCCCGCCTACTTCAACGACAGCCAGCGTCAGGCTACCAAGGACGCCGGTCTCATTGCCGGTCTCAACGTCCTGCGTATCATCAACGAGCccaccgctgctgccattgcctACGGTCTTGACAAGAAGGTCGAGGGCGAGCGCAACGTCCTCATCTTCGATCTTGGTGGTGGTACTTTCGATGTTTCTCTCCTGACCATTGAGGAGGGTATCTTCGAGGTCAAGTCCACTGCCGGTGACACTCACTTGGGTGGTGAGGATTTCGACAACCGTCTGGTCAACCACTTCGTCAACGAGTTCAAGcgcaagaacaagaag GATCTGTCCACTAACGCTCGTGCTCTGCGTCGTCTCCGAACTGCTTGCGAGCGTGCCAAGCGaaccctttcttcttctgcccagACCTCCATTGAGATCGACTCTCTCTTCGAGGGTGTTGACTTCTACACCTCCATCACCCGTGCCCGTTTCGAGGAGCTTTGCCAGGATCTCTTCCGATCCACCATCCAGCCCGTCGACCGCGTCCTTGCCGATGCCAAGATCGACAAGTCCCAGGTCCATGAGATCGTCCTCGTCGGTGGATCTACCCGTATCCCCCGTATCCAGAAGCTCATCACCGACTACTTCAACGGCAAGGAGCCCAACAAGTCCATCAACCCCGATGAGGCTGTTGCCTACGGTGCTGCCGTCCAGGCTGCTATCCTGTCTGGTGACACTTCTTCCAAGTCCACCAACGAGATCCTGCTTCTCGACGTCGCTCCCCTGTCTCTGGGTATCGAGACTGCTGGTGGCATGATGACCAAGCTCATCCCCCGCAACACCACCATCCCCACCAAGAAGTCCGAGGTCTTCTCCACCTTCTCTGACAACCAGCCCGGTGTCCTCATTCAGGTCTACGAGGGTGAGCGTCAGCGCACCAAGGACAACAACCTGCTCGGCAAGTTCGAGCTCACTGGCATCCCCCCGCCCCTCGTGGTGTTCCCCAGATTGAGGTCACCTTCGACGTTGATGCCAACGGTATCATGA